A stretch of the Mycobacteroides immunogenum genome encodes the following:
- a CDS encoding nuclear transport factor 2 family protein — protein MSDIADRLAITDLLYRYAELMDAGDFDGVGQLLGRGSFGGEQGSVSGASAITKLFFTTTRRYRETGGTPRTRHLVLNPIVEVTGDGAASARSTFCVVQATQQLPLQPIAVGRYRDTFGHDGQGWYFSSRRVDVEMVGDVSAHLLMDPGALSG, from the coding sequence GTGAGTGATATCGCGGACCGGCTGGCCATCACAGACCTGCTGTACCGCTACGCCGAGCTGATGGACGCGGGGGATTTCGACGGGGTCGGCCAGCTGCTGGGCCGCGGTTCCTTCGGTGGGGAACAGGGCAGTGTGTCGGGGGCCTCGGCCATCACCAAGCTCTTTTTCACGACGACCCGCCGCTACCGGGAAACCGGCGGCACACCGCGTACCAGGCACCTGGTGCTCAACCCGATCGTCGAGGTCACCGGGGACGGAGCTGCCTCGGCCCGATCGACGTTCTGCGTGGTCCAAGCCACCCAGCAGCTGCCGTTGCAGCCGATCGCGGTGGGCCGATACCGCGACACCTTCGGCCACGACGGGCAGGGTTGGTATTTCAGCTCGCGGCGGGTGGATGTCGAGATGGTCGGCGACGTCTCGGCTCATCTGCTGATGGATCCCGGCGCGTTGAGCGGTTAG
- a CDS encoding alpha/beta fold hydrolase, giving the protein MSSKSNAWLAGVAGLGAVVTVAGVGTARSLGRRGFDDPYRDEDFDLLETDRGSIVMTDDGVPLAVREVGPSSAPLTVVFVHGFCLQMASFHFQRRELAARWGDNVRMVFYDQRGHGRSGAPAPASCTIRQLGDDLETVLRVLVPKGNAVLVGHSMGGMTILAHAGRHPEQYGRRIVGVGLIASAAEGLSHTAIGEGLRNPALRVLRTAVHYAPRPAHHGRGAVKSLVGPVLQAASYGGQRVSPTLVKFSARMIHQTPVTTIVDFLRALEEHDETAALPIIAPLPSLVVCGDTDMLTPHTQSESMAAQLGASGHTELILVRESGHLVQLEHPGIVNDGIDRLVRRSTPTLFAAIKQRLRDRTGL; this is encoded by the coding sequence TTGAGTAGCAAGTCGAACGCCTGGTTGGCCGGCGTCGCGGGTCTGGGGGCGGTGGTGACGGTAGCCGGTGTCGGCACCGCCCGCTCCCTCGGTAGGCGCGGCTTCGATGACCCCTACCGCGACGAGGACTTCGACCTGCTGGAGACCGATCGCGGCAGCATCGTGATGACCGATGACGGTGTCCCGCTTGCGGTTCGCGAGGTGGGCCCATCCAGCGCGCCGCTGACCGTCGTGTTCGTGCACGGTTTCTGCCTGCAGATGGCGTCGTTTCATTTTCAGCGCCGCGAGCTTGCCGCCCGGTGGGGCGACAACGTGCGGATGGTCTTCTACGACCAGCGTGGACATGGCCGTTCGGGCGCGCCCGCGCCCGCCTCGTGCACCATCAGACAGCTCGGCGATGACTTGGAAACGGTGCTGCGCGTGCTGGTGCCGAAAGGTAACGCCGTCTTGGTGGGGCACTCGATGGGCGGCATGACCATCCTCGCGCACGCCGGGCGCCATCCTGAGCAGTATGGCCGCCGGATCGTCGGGGTGGGCCTGATCGCCAGTGCGGCCGAAGGTCTTTCGCATACCGCGATCGGTGAGGGACTGCGCAATCCGGCACTGCGCGTGCTGCGCACGGCGGTGCATTACGCGCCCCGTCCGGCCCACCACGGGCGCGGCGCGGTGAAATCACTGGTAGGTCCGGTGCTGCAGGCGGCGTCGTACGGCGGCCAGCGGGTAAGTCCCACGCTGGTGAAGTTCAGTGCGCGGATGATTCACCAGACGCCCGTCACCACCATTGTGGATTTCCTGCGGGCACTGGAGGAGCATGACGAGACCGCGGCGCTGCCGATCATCGCGCCACTGCCCAGCCTGGTGGTATGCGGGGATACCGACATGTTGACCCCGCATACCCAATCGGAGTCCATGGCAGCGCAATTGGGGGCCAGCGGCCACACCGAGCTGATCCTGGTGCGTGAATCGGGGCATCTGGTGCAGCTGGAACATCCGGGAATCGTCAATGACGGTATAGACCGGCTGGTCAGACGTTCAACGCCAACACTTTTCGCCGCGATCAAGCAGCGACTGCGGGATCGGACCGGGCTGTGA
- the tsaD gene encoding tRNA (adenosine(37)-N6)-threonylcarbamoyltransferase complex transferase subunit TsaD, with product MTVILAIESSCDETGVGIAELTPDGSVVLLADEVASSVDEHARFGGVVPEIASRAHLEALGVTARRALDIAGVQKPDVVAATIGPGLAGALLVGVSAAKGLALAWGVPFYGVNHLGGHIAADVYENGPLPECVALLVSGGHTSLLHVRSLAEPIEELGATVDDAAGEAYDKVARLLGLGYPGGRVLDELAQQGDSSAVPFPRGMTGPRDARHSFSFSGLKTAVARYVEKHGAEADFSRADVAAGFQESVADVLTMKAVRAATDLGVSTLLIAGGVAANSRVRALAEQRCAEAGLTLRVPPPRLCTDNGAMIASFAAHLVAAGAEPSSLQAAADPGLPVVKGQVR from the coding sequence ATGACAGTCATCCTCGCCATCGAAAGCTCCTGCGACGAAACCGGAGTGGGTATCGCCGAACTGACCCCCGACGGGTCGGTCGTGCTGCTGGCTGACGAGGTGGCCTCCAGCGTCGACGAGCACGCACGTTTCGGTGGAGTGGTGCCCGAGATCGCTTCCCGTGCACATCTGGAGGCACTCGGCGTCACCGCCCGGCGCGCGCTGGATATCGCGGGTGTACAGAAGCCGGATGTGGTCGCCGCGACCATCGGTCCCGGGCTGGCAGGTGCGCTTCTGGTCGGGGTATCGGCCGCCAAAGGGCTGGCGCTGGCCTGGGGGGTGCCGTTCTACGGAGTGAACCATCTCGGCGGACATATCGCCGCCGACGTCTATGAAAACGGGCCGCTGCCCGAATGCGTGGCGCTGCTGGTTTCCGGCGGGCACACCAGCTTGTTGCACGTGCGGTCACTGGCCGAGCCCATTGAAGAGCTCGGCGCCACCGTCGACGATGCGGCCGGCGAGGCCTACGACAAGGTGGCCCGACTACTCGGGCTGGGCTATCCCGGCGGCCGGGTGCTTGACGAGCTTGCGCAACAAGGTGATTCGTCAGCGGTTCCGTTTCCGCGGGGTATGACGGGTCCGCGTGATGCCAGGCACAGTTTCAGCTTCTCCGGACTCAAGACCGCGGTGGCGCGCTACGTGGAAAAACATGGCGCGGAAGCCGATTTTTCCCGGGCCGATGTGGCCGCGGGGTTCCAGGAGTCGGTGGCCGATGTACTGACCATGAAGGCGGTGCGCGCGGCGACGGACCTGGGCGTCTCCACCCTGCTGATCGCCGGTGGCGTGGCCGCCAACTCGCGGGTGCGGGCGCTGGCCGAGCAGCGGTGCGCCGAGGCCGGCCTGACGCTGCGGGTGCCGCCGCCGCGACTGTGCACCGACAACGGCGCGATGATCGCCTCGTTCGCGGCGCACCTGGTGGCCGCGGGCGCCGAGCCGTCCTCGCTGCAGGCCGCCGCGGATCCCGGGCTACCGGTGGTGAAGGGACAGGTGCGGTGA
- the alr gene encoding alanine racemase, with translation MGPVSTTSTTTDGPPPNTGEATAQAVVDLGAIAHNVRLLREYAGSARLMAVVKADGYGHGAVRVARAALGAGADELGVTTVTEALRIRAAGIDAPLLAWLHAPGADYAGALNADVEVAISSLGQLGELLKAARSTGRQAITSVKVDTGLNRNGVPAEYTRDLFEALAKAQAEEAIRVRGIMSHFAYADEPGNPTIDMQIGRFNEALQVARGVGVRYELAHLSNSAATLTRPDARYDMVRPGIAVYGINPLGAAESATSNRGRTSVDLIPAMSLTCAVSSVKPVRAGEGVSYGHVWTAPRDTNAALIGLGYADGVVRGLGNRFEVAIGGRRYPNIGRVCMDQFVVDLGDNGAGVQAGDVATLFGPGTGGEPTAQDWADLLDTIAYEVVTGPRGRVVRTYRDVRAVE, from the coding sequence ATGGGGCCGGTGAGCACGACTTCGACGACAACGGACGGCCCCCCGCCGAACACGGGTGAGGCGACCGCGCAGGCGGTCGTCGACCTCGGTGCCATCGCCCACAACGTCCGGTTGCTGCGTGAGTACGCCGGATCGGCGCGTCTCATGGCGGTGGTCAAGGCCGACGGCTATGGGCACGGCGCGGTGCGGGTGGCGCGTGCCGCGCTCGGCGCCGGTGCCGACGAGCTCGGAGTGACCACCGTTACCGAGGCGCTGCGGATTCGTGCCGCGGGTATCGACGCGCCGCTGCTGGCTTGGCTGCACGCACCGGGCGCCGACTATGCCGGCGCGCTGAACGCCGATGTCGAGGTGGCGATTTCGTCGCTGGGTCAGCTCGGCGAGCTGCTCAAGGCGGCGCGATCCACCGGGCGGCAGGCGATCACGTCGGTCAAGGTGGATACCGGGCTCAATCGCAACGGGGTGCCCGCCGAGTACACCCGTGACCTCTTCGAGGCGTTGGCCAAGGCGCAGGCCGAGGAGGCGATTCGGGTGCGCGGCATCATGTCTCACTTCGCGTATGCCGATGAGCCGGGCAATCCCACCATTGACATGCAGATCGGCCGGTTCAACGAGGCGCTCCAGGTGGCGCGCGGCGTCGGCGTGCGTTACGAGCTGGCGCATCTGTCGAATTCGGCGGCCACCTTGACGCGTCCGGACGCGCGGTACGACATGGTGCGCCCGGGTATCGCGGTGTACGGCATCAACCCGCTTGGAGCCGCGGAGTCGGCGACATCCAACCGCGGCCGAACTTCCGTTGACCTGATCCCGGCGATGTCGTTGACGTGCGCGGTGTCCTCGGTCAAGCCGGTACGGGCCGGTGAGGGCGTGTCCTACGGGCATGTGTGGACGGCTCCGCGCGACACCAACGCGGCGCTCATCGGGCTCGGCTATGCCGACGGCGTGGTGAGGGGACTGGGCAACCGCTTCGAGGTCGCCATCGGCGGGCGCCGGTATCCGAACATCGGCCGGGTGTGCATGGACCAGTTCGTGGTCGACCTGGGTGACAATGGGGCCGGGGTCCAAGCAGGCGATGTGGCAACCCTTTTCGGGCCCGGCACCGGCGGCGAGCCGACGGCACAAGACTGGGCGGATCTGCTCGACACCATTGCCTACGAAGTGGTTACCGGCCCGCGGGGCAGGGTGGTGCGGACGTACCGGGATGTCAGGGCCGTTGAGTAG
- the groL gene encoding chaperonin GroEL (60 kDa chaperone family; promotes refolding of misfolded polypeptides especially under stressful conditions; forms two stacked rings of heptamers to form a barrel-shaped 14mer; ends can be capped by GroES; misfolded proteins enter the barrel where they are refolded when GroES binds), with protein MSKLIEFNETARRALEAGVNKLADAVKVTLGPRGRHVVLAKAFGGPAVTNDGVTIARDIDLEDPFENLGAQLVKSVATKTNDVAGDGTTTATVLAQALVKAGLRNVAAGANPIALGAGISRAADAVSERLLTVAAPVSGEHAIAQVATVSSRDPEIGELVGEAMTKVGGDGVVSVEESSTINTELVITDGVQFDKGYLSQYFVTDFDEQKAILDDALVLLHRDKISSLPDLLPLLELVAKEGKPLLIVAEDVEGEPLSTLVVNAIRKTLKAVAVKAPFFGDRRKAFLEDLAIVTNAQVVNPDVGLSLREVGIEVLGTARRIVVSKDETVIVDGGGSEEAIKARVAQLKAEIESTDSDWDREKLQERLAKLAGGVAVIKVGAATDTALKERKHRVEDAVAAAKAAVEEGIVAGGGSALVQARSALDGLRVELKGDEAKGVDVFEAALSAPLFWIAANAGLDGAVVVSKVAELDAGHGFNAATLEYGDLIADGVIDPVKVTRSAVINAASAARMILTTETSIVDKPAVEADHGHGHHGHAH; from the coding sequence ATGAGCAAGCTGATCGAATTCAACGAGACCGCGCGCCGCGCCCTGGAAGCCGGGGTCAACAAGCTGGCCGACGCGGTCAAGGTCACGCTCGGTCCCCGTGGACGGCACGTGGTGCTGGCCAAGGCATTCGGCGGCCCCGCCGTGACCAACGACGGTGTCACCATCGCTCGCGACATCGACCTGGAAGACCCGTTCGAGAACCTGGGCGCCCAGCTGGTCAAGTCGGTGGCGACCAAGACCAACGACGTTGCCGGCGACGGCACCACCACCGCAACCGTGCTGGCGCAGGCGCTGGTCAAGGCCGGTCTGCGCAATGTGGCCGCGGGCGCCAACCCCATCGCGCTCGGTGCCGGTATCTCCCGCGCCGCGGACGCGGTGTCCGAGCGGCTGCTGACCGTGGCCGCGCCGGTGTCCGGCGAGCACGCCATCGCCCAGGTGGCCACCGTGTCCTCGCGCGATCCCGAGATCGGCGAGCTGGTCGGCGAGGCCATGACCAAGGTCGGTGGCGACGGTGTCGTCAGCGTCGAGGAGTCCTCGACCATCAACACCGAGCTGGTCATCACCGACGGTGTGCAGTTCGACAAGGGCTACCTGTCGCAGTATTTCGTGACCGACTTCGACGAGCAGAAGGCGATCCTGGACGACGCGCTGGTGCTGCTGCACCGCGACAAGATCAGCTCGCTGCCGGACCTGCTGCCGCTGCTGGAGCTGGTGGCCAAGGAAGGCAAGCCGCTGCTGATCGTGGCCGAGGACGTGGAGGGCGAGCCGCTGTCCACCCTGGTGGTCAACGCGATCCGCAAGACCCTCAAGGCCGTCGCGGTCAAGGCGCCGTTCTTCGGTGACCGCCGCAAGGCGTTCCTGGAGGATCTGGCCATCGTCACCAACGCACAGGTGGTCAACCCCGATGTGGGTCTGTCGCTGCGCGAGGTCGGTATCGAGGTGCTGGGCACCGCCCGCCGCATCGTGGTGAGCAAGGACGAGACGGTCATCGTCGATGGTGGCGGTTCCGAGGAGGCCATCAAGGCACGTGTCGCCCAACTGAAGGCGGAGATCGAATCCACCGACTCGGACTGGGACCGCGAGAAGCTGCAGGAGCGCCTGGCCAAGCTGGCCGGCGGTGTTGCGGTGATCAAGGTCGGCGCCGCCACCGACACCGCCCTCAAGGAGCGCAAGCACCGCGTCGAGGACGCCGTCGCGGCAGCGAAGGCTGCCGTGGAGGAGGGGATTGTCGCCGGTGGCGGTAGCGCCCTGGTGCAGGCCCGGTCGGCGCTGGACGGCCTGCGTGTCGAGCTCAAGGGTGACGAAGCCAAGGGCGTCGACGTGTTCGAGGCCGCGCTGTCCGCGCCGCTGTTCTGGATCGCCGCCAACGCCGGGCTGGACGGGGCCGTCGTGGTGAGCAAGGTCGCCGAGCTGGATGCCGGACACGGCTTCAACGCGGCAACGCTGGAGTACGGCGACCTGATCGCCGATGGCGTCATCGATCCGGTGAAGGTGACCCGCTCGGCCGTCATCAACGCGGCGTCGGCGGCTCGCATGATCCTGACGACCGAAACCAGCATTGTGGACAAGCCGGCCGTGGAGGCCGACCACGGGCACGGTCACCACGGGCACGCGCACTAG
- a CDS encoding bifunctional ADP-dependent NAD(P)H-hydrate dehydratase/NAD(P)H-hydrate epimerase, which produces MRHYYSAQEIRDAEAPLLAALPDGALMRRAAYGLATVVAEELSRRAGVVAGRSVCALVGSGDNGGDALWALTFLRRRGVAVSAILLNPERVHHAGLTALRKVGGRVVSAVPADTDLVLDGVVGISGTGPLRPGAAEIAEQISAEGIPVIAVDIPSGVDVHTGAVDGPAFRAAVTVTFGGYKPVHALGDCGEVRLIDIGLDLPASTLRELDAHDVAVAWPIPGPSDDKYTQGVTGVLAGSSTYPGAAVLCTGAAVAATSGMVRYAGTAAAEVVSHWPEAIATQTEEASGRVQAWVIGPGYGTAERQTRTLRRVLSGGLPVLVDADALTILAEHPDLTELVASRTAATVLTPHAGEFARLAGAPPGPDRVGAARSLAARLNATVLLKGNVTVIAQPDGTAYLNRAHGSWAATAGSGDVLAGVIGALLAAGIPADRAAAMGAYVHARAAAAAAADPGPGKAPISASRLLGHLRWAIAEIG; this is translated from the coding sequence ATGCGGCACTACTACAGCGCCCAAGAGATCAGAGACGCCGAGGCGCCGCTGCTGGCCGCGCTGCCAGACGGCGCGTTGATGCGGCGCGCCGCCTACGGACTGGCCACCGTGGTCGCGGAGGAGCTGTCGCGGCGCGCGGGTGTGGTGGCCGGGCGCAGTGTCTGCGCCCTGGTGGGTTCTGGCGACAACGGGGGAGACGCCCTGTGGGCGTTGACGTTCCTGCGGCGGCGTGGCGTTGCGGTCAGCGCCATACTGCTCAACCCCGAACGAGTGCATCACGCGGGTCTGACGGCCTTGCGCAAGGTTGGCGGCCGGGTGGTATCCGCCGTGCCCGCCGACACCGACCTCGTCCTCGACGGTGTGGTGGGTATTTCCGGTACTGGCCCATTGCGACCGGGAGCCGCCGAGATCGCCGAGCAGATCAGCGCCGAAGGCATACCGGTGATCGCGGTGGACATCCCCAGCGGCGTCGATGTACACACCGGAGCGGTGGACGGCCCGGCGTTTCGGGCCGCGGTCACCGTGACGTTCGGCGGGTACAAACCCGTTCACGCTCTGGGCGATTGCGGTGAGGTCCGACTCATCGACATCGGACTGGACCTGCCCGCCTCGACATTGCGGGAACTGGACGCCCATGACGTGGCCGTCGCGTGGCCCATCCCAGGACCGTCCGACGACAAGTACACCCAGGGCGTCACGGGAGTGCTGGCCGGATCGAGCACGTATCCCGGGGCAGCGGTGTTGTGCACCGGCGCGGCGGTGGCCGCGACATCCGGGATGGTTCGCTACGCGGGAACGGCTGCCGCCGAAGTGGTTTCGCACTGGCCGGAAGCGATCGCCACCCAGACGGAGGAGGCCTCGGGCCGGGTGCAGGCCTGGGTGATCGGTCCCGGATACGGCACCGCCGAACGCCAGACGCGAACCCTGCGCCGTGTCCTTTCCGGCGGTCTGCCCGTTCTTGTCGACGCCGATGCGCTGACGATCCTGGCCGAGCACCCCGACCTGACCGAGCTGGTGGCATCGCGTACTGCCGCCACCGTCCTTACCCCGCATGCCGGTGAGTTCGCCCGGCTGGCGGGTGCACCGCCCGGGCCCGACCGGGTCGGTGCCGCGCGGTCGCTGGCGGCCCGGCTCAACGCCACGGTTCTACTCAAGGGCAATGTCACCGTCATCGCCCAGCCCGACGGGACCGCGTATCTGAACCGCGCACATGGATCGTGGGCGGCGACCGCGGGCTCGGGTGACGTACTGGCCGGCGTGATCGGCGCACTGCTGGCGGCCGGCATTCCGGCGGATCGAGCCGCCGCGATGGGCGCGTACGTGCACGCCCGCGCCGCTGCCGCTGCCGCCGCTGACCCGGGGCCGGGTAAAGCTCCCATTTCGGCTTCCCGTCTTCTTGGACATCTCCGGTGGGCGATCGCCGAAATAGGGTGA
- the tsaE gene encoding tRNA (adenosine(37)-N6)-threonylcarbamoyltransferase complex ATPase subunit type 1 TsaE, giving the protein MIDESGSAALPTLQDTLEFGEKIGRGLTAGDVVVLSGPLGAGKTALAKGIAQGMDVDGPITSPSYVLARVHEARRPGAPALVHVDVYRLLEHRDADLLGELDSLDLDTDLDDSVVVVEWGEGLAERLSAHHLDIRLERAPGSDERTATWHWSREP; this is encoded by the coding sequence GTGATCGATGAATCGGGAAGCGCGGCGCTGCCGACGCTGCAGGACACCCTGGAGTTCGGGGAAAAGATCGGGCGCGGGCTCACCGCCGGCGACGTCGTGGTGCTCAGCGGGCCGCTGGGGGCCGGAAAGACCGCACTGGCCAAGGGAATCGCGCAAGGCATGGATGTCGACGGGCCGATCACCTCGCCGTCGTACGTGCTGGCACGGGTTCATGAGGCGCGGCGGCCCGGAGCCCCGGCGCTGGTACATGTGGACGTCTACCGGCTGCTGGAACATCGCGATGCCGACCTACTCGGTGAACTCGACTCCCTGGACCTGGACACCGATCTGGATGACTCGGTGGTCGTCGTTGAATGGGGAGAGGGGCTGGCCGAGCGGCTCTCGGCGCATCACTTGGATATTCGGCTGGAACGTGCCCCCGGTTCCGATGAACGCACCGCGACCTGGCATTGGAGCCGCGAACCGTGA
- a CDS encoding glutamate decarboxylase gives MSNSRDQFRLSAHAGKINASSFSPAYTGRLSTAPIPALRLPDEPMDPQAAYRFIHDELMLDGSSRLNLATFVTTWMDPEAEKLMAETFDKNMIDKDEYPATAAIESRCVAMVADLFHADDLSPEDPSSAVGVSTIGSSEAVMLAGLALKWRWRAKVGDDWKGRTPNLVMGSNVQVVWEKFCRYFDVEPRYLPMAKDRYVITPEQVLDAVDEDTIGVVGILGTTFTGELEPIAEICAALDKLAATPGKPDVPVHVDAASGGFVVPFLHPELHWDFRLPRVVSINVSGHKYGLTYPGIGFVVWRGKEHLPEDLVFRVNYLGGDMPTFTLNFSRPGNQVVGQYYNFLRLGRAGYAQVMRCLSETARWFGDELNKSEHFEVITDGSAIPVVSFRLKGNRPYTEFDISHSLRAFGWQVPAYTMPDDVTDIAVLRVVVREGFSGDLARALRDDLITVLKGLDELKPNGHFDEVQPFAH, from the coding sequence ATGTCGAATTCTCGCGATCAGTTCCGTCTCTCGGCGCACGCCGGAAAGATCAACGCCTCCTCGTTCAGCCCCGCCTATACCGGCCGGCTGTCCACGGCGCCCATCCCGGCGCTGCGGCTGCCCGACGAGCCGATGGATCCGCAGGCTGCCTACCGGTTCATCCACGACGAGCTGATGCTCGACGGCAGCTCCCGCTTGAACTTGGCGACCTTCGTCACGACGTGGATGGACCCCGAGGCCGAAAAGCTGATGGCTGAGACGTTCGACAAGAACATGATCGACAAGGACGAGTACCCGGCGACCGCCGCGATCGAGTCGCGGTGTGTGGCCATGGTGGCCGATTTGTTCCATGCCGACGACTTGTCGCCCGAGGACCCGTCCTCGGCGGTGGGCGTGTCAACCATCGGATCCAGCGAAGCGGTCATGCTGGCCGGTCTGGCCCTCAAGTGGCGCTGGCGCGCCAAGGTGGGTGACGACTGGAAGGGGCGCACCCCCAACCTGGTGATGGGTTCCAACGTGCAAGTGGTGTGGGAGAAGTTCTGCCGGTATTTCGATGTGGAACCGCGGTATCTGCCGATGGCCAAGGACCGATACGTCATCACTCCCGAGCAGGTGCTCGACGCGGTCGATGAGGACACCATCGGCGTCGTCGGAATCCTGGGCACCACGTTCACCGGTGAGCTGGAGCCGATCGCCGAGATTTGCGCGGCGCTGGACAAACTCGCCGCCACTCCCGGCAAACCCGATGTGCCGGTGCATGTCGACGCCGCCAGCGGCGGTTTCGTGGTGCCCTTCCTGCATCCCGAACTGCACTGGGACTTCCGGCTACCGCGGGTGGTGTCGATCAACGTCAGCGGACACAAATACGGGCTCACCTATCCCGGGATCGGTTTCGTGGTGTGGCGCGGCAAGGAACACCTCCCGGAGGACCTGGTGTTCCGGGTCAACTACCTGGGTGGCGACATGCCGACCTTCACCCTGAACTTCTCGCGGCCGGGTAATCAGGTGGTGGGGCAGTACTACAACTTCCTGCGGCTGGGCCGAGCCGGGTATGCCCAGGTGATGCGCTGCCTGTCGGAGACGGCTCGCTGGTTCGGTGACGAGCTGAACAAGAGTGAGCATTTCGAGGTGATCACCGATGGCTCGGCCATCCCGGTGGTGTCGTTCCGGCTGAAGGGCAATCGCCCGTATACCGAGTTCGACATCTCGCATTCGTTGCGGGCTTTCGGCTGGCAGGTACCGGCGTACACCATGCCCGATGACGTCACCGATATCGCCGTGCTGCGCGTGGTGGTGCGCGAGGGCTTCTCGGGTGACCTGGCCAGGGCGCTGCGCGACGACCTCATCACTGTGCTCAAGGGACTGGACGAGCTGAAGCCGAACGGGCACTTCGACGAGGTGCAGCCGTTCGCCCATTAG
- the rimI gene encoding ribosomal protein S18-alanine N-acetyltransferase, with amino-acid sequence MSIELKPLRRRDARRCAALEAVLFEGDDPWPESAFLAELASAHIFYLAARDGHTLVGYGGISRLGRNEPEYEIHTIGVDPAYQKQGLGRRLLDALLAHADSDPGPVFLEVRTDNEAAIALYQGAGFETVGLRKRYYPGSGADAFTMKRPAHGEVK; translated from the coding sequence ATGAGCATCGAGCTCAAGCCGCTGCGCCGCCGCGACGCCCGGCGGTGTGCGGCACTGGAGGCGGTCCTGTTCGAGGGCGACGACCCCTGGCCGGAGTCTGCCTTCCTCGCCGAGCTCGCGTCGGCGCACATCTTCTATCTGGCGGCACGGGACGGACACACGCTGGTGGGGTACGGCGGGATCTCCCGGTTGGGACGTAATGAGCCCGAGTATGAGATTCACACCATCGGCGTGGATCCGGCCTATCAGAAACAGGGCCTGGGACGGCGCCTGTTGGATGCGCTGCTCGCACACGCAGACAGTGATCCGGGGCCGGTGTTCCTGGAGGTCCGCACCGATAACGAGGCCGCGATCGCGTTGTACCAGGGCGCCGGTTTCGAGACCGTCGGCTTGCGCAAGCGGTATTACCCCGGTAGCGGAGCAGACGCCTTCACCATGAAACGCCCTGCCCACGGCGAGGTGAAATAG
- the groES gene encoding co-chaperone GroES, which yields MAVNIKPLEDKILVQANEAETTTASGLVIPDTAKEKPQEGTVVAVGPGRWDEDGEKRIPLDVSEGDVVIYSKYGGTEIKYNGEEYLILSARDVLAVVSK from the coding sequence GTGGCCGTGAACATCAAGCCACTCGAGGACAAGATCCTCGTGCAGGCCAATGAGGCCGAGACCACGACCGCTTCCGGTCTGGTTATCCCGGACACTGCCAAGGAGAAGCCGCAAGAAGGCACCGTCGTCGCAGTTGGCCCCGGCCGCTGGGATGAGGATGGCGAGAAGCGGATCCCCCTGGACGTGTCCGAGGGCGACGTCGTCATCTACAGCAAGTACGGCGGCACCGAGATCAAGTACAACGGCGAGGAGTACCTGATCCTGTCGGCTCGCGACGTGCTGGCTGTCGTTAGCAAGTAA
- the tsaB gene encoding tRNA (adenosine(37)-N6)-threonylcarbamoyltransferase complex dimerization subunit type 1 TsaB → MTVVLALDTATPAITAGLVRRAPDGSVRPLSERITMGAKGHAEALTPNIGAACADAGVAVGELGAIVVGCGPGPFTGLRVGMATAAAMGLALDVPVYPVCTLDAIGYDTAGSVLVVTDARRREVYWAGYRDGTRVSGPAVDAPADVSLNGYTQIAGSPDHAALFDLPVLDRQYPSPSRLVQVADWDRPPGALTPLYLRRPDAKEPRR, encoded by the coding sequence GTGACCGTAGTACTTGCCCTCGACACCGCCACCCCCGCCATCACGGCGGGGCTCGTCCGGCGCGCGCCGGACGGATCGGTGCGACCGTTGTCCGAGCGAATCACCATGGGCGCCAAGGGACATGCCGAGGCACTCACGCCGAACATCGGGGCGGCCTGCGCCGATGCCGGTGTCGCGGTCGGTGAGTTGGGCGCGATCGTGGTGGGCTGCGGACCCGGTCCGTTCACCGGGCTGCGCGTCGGCATGGCGACAGCGGCGGCCATGGGTCTGGCTCTGGATGTTCCGGTGTACCCGGTGTGCACCCTGGACGCCATCGGCTATGACACCGCCGGCAGCGTTCTCGTCGTCACCGACGCGCGCCGGCGTGAGGTGTACTGGGCGGGATATCGCGACGGCACCCGCGTCAGCGGCCCGGCCGTCGACGCACCCGCGGACGTGTCCTTGAACGGTTACACCCAGATCGCCGGATCACCCGATCACGCAGCGCTTTTCGATCTTCCGGTGCTGGATCGTCAGTATCCGTCGCCGTCCCGGCTGGTGCAGGTGGCGGACTGGGACCGGCCTCCTGGTGCGCTGACTCCGCTGTATCTGCGTCGCCCCGACGCCAAAGAACCTCGTCGATGA